A single region of the Microcella sp. genome encodes:
- a CDS encoding pyruvate carboxylase has translation MFRKILVANRGEIAIRAFRAAYELGAKTVAVFPYEDRNSMHRLKADEAYQIGEPGHPVRAYLDVDEIIRVAKLAGADAIYPGYGFLSENPDLAQAAADAGIAFIGPPRSVLEMAGNKVTAKERAIAAGVPVLQSSPATTDIQVLLDAADEIGFPIFAKAVAGGGGRGMRRVEKREDLKDALEAAMREADSAFGDPTMFIEQAVVRPRHIEVQILADSSGETVHLFERDCSVQRRHQKVVEIAPAPNLDEGVRQAMYRDAVAFARSIGYVNAGTVEFLLDTAGERAGQHVFIEMNPRIQVEHTVTEEVTDVDLVQSQMRIAFGQSLAELNLRQDQIHLRGAALQCRITTEDPASGFRPDTGKITTYRSPGGAGVRLDGGTIASGAQISPHFDSMLAKMTCRGRDFAAAVSRSRRGLAEFRIRGVTTNIPFLQAVLDDPAFQAGDLSTAFIDERPHLVRSNPSKDRGTKLLNWLADVTVNQPHGAGDGVIDPALKLPELDLQAPAPAGSRQRLLELGPEGFARALREQTALAVTDTTFRDAHQSLLATRVRTTDLVQVMPHVARMTPGLLSVEAWGGATYDVALRFLGEDPWQRLAAMREALPNVAIQMLLRGRNTVGYTPYPTEVTDAFVAEAAETGVDIFRIFDALNDVDQMRPAIDAVLRAETAVAEVAMCYSGDLLDPAETLYTLDYYLALAEQIVDSGAHILAIKDMAGLLRAGAAEVLVGALRERFDVPVHVHTHDTAGGQLATLLAAARAGADAVDAASAPMAGTTSQPSLSALVAALEHTERDTGLGLAAVAELEPYWEAVRKAYAPFESGLPGPTGRVYTHEIPGGQLSNLRQQAIALGLGDRFEVIEDWYAAANRILGRPTKVTPSSKVVGDLALQMAAAGADPADFEQNPQNYDIPDSVIGFMAGELGDLPGGWPEPFRTKVLAGRSVKIGTTPLTDEQLQKLNGSTDDRRLMLNQLLFAQPTQQFLQTREQYGDLSVLSTPDYLYGLRTGVEHAIEIEQGVSLLVNLEAIGEPDEKGMRSVMATLNGQLRPITVRDRSIAVDSVSTEKADPAQPGQIAAPFMGVVTLKVAEGDTVQAGDAVATIEAMKMEAAITTPVAGKVARRAIPETQQVEAGDLLVVIE, from the coding sequence ATGTTTCGCAAGATTCTTGTTGCCAACCGCGGAGAGATCGCGATCAGGGCTTTCCGAGCCGCCTACGAGCTCGGAGCCAAGACCGTCGCGGTCTTCCCCTACGAAGACCGCAACTCGATGCACCGTCTCAAGGCTGATGAGGCCTACCAGATCGGCGAGCCGGGGCATCCGGTTCGCGCGTATCTCGACGTCGACGAGATCATTCGTGTCGCGAAGCTCGCGGGCGCTGACGCGATCTACCCGGGCTACGGCTTCTTGAGTGAGAACCCCGACCTGGCGCAGGCGGCCGCCGATGCCGGCATCGCGTTCATCGGCCCGCCTCGGTCGGTGCTCGAGATGGCGGGCAACAAGGTCACCGCGAAAGAGCGGGCGATCGCGGCGGGGGTTCCGGTGCTGCAGTCGAGCCCGGCGACGACCGACATCCAGGTGCTGCTCGACGCGGCCGACGAGATCGGTTTTCCGATCTTCGCGAAGGCGGTGGCCGGTGGCGGGGGCCGCGGCATGCGTCGCGTCGAGAAGCGCGAAGACCTGAAAGATGCGCTCGAGGCGGCGATGCGCGAGGCCGACAGCGCCTTCGGCGACCCGACGATGTTCATCGAGCAGGCGGTCGTGCGGCCGCGGCACATCGAGGTGCAGATTCTGGCCGATTCGAGCGGTGAGACGGTGCACCTGTTCGAGCGGGACTGCTCGGTGCAGCGCCGCCACCAGAAGGTGGTCGAGATCGCGCCTGCGCCGAACCTCGACGAGGGCGTCAGGCAGGCGATGTATCGGGATGCTGTCGCCTTCGCCCGATCGATCGGCTACGTCAACGCGGGCACTGTCGAGTTCTTGCTCGACACTGCGGGTGAGCGGGCCGGGCAGCACGTGTTCATCGAGATGAACCCGCGCATCCAGGTCGAGCACACCGTCACTGAAGAGGTCACCGACGTCGACCTCGTGCAGTCGCAGATGCGCATCGCCTTCGGTCAGTCGCTGGCCGAGCTCAATCTGCGGCAGGATCAGATTCACTTGAGGGGAGCGGCGCTGCAGTGCCGCATCACGACAGAAGACCCTGCGAGCGGCTTTCGGCCAGACACGGGCAAGATCACCACCTACCGCTCGCCCGGCGGTGCGGGAGTTCGGCTCGATGGCGGAACGATCGCCTCGGGAGCTCAGATCTCGCCCCACTTCGACTCGATGCTCGCGAAGATGACGTGCAGGGGCCGAGACTTCGCCGCCGCCGTATCGCGTTCGCGCCGCGGCCTCGCCGAGTTTCGCATTCGCGGCGTGACGACGAACATTCCGTTCTTGCAGGCGGTGCTCGACGACCCCGCGTTCCAGGCGGGCGACCTCAGCACCGCGTTCATCGATGAGCGGCCGCACCTGGTGCGATCGAACCCCTCGAAAGATCGCGGCACCAAGCTGCTCAACTGGCTGGCTGACGTCACGGTGAACCAGCCGCACGGCGCAGGCGACGGGGTCATCGACCCCGCGCTGAAGCTGCCAGAGCTCGACCTGCAGGCGCCGGCCCCCGCGGGGTCTCGTCAGCGGCTGCTCGAGCTGGGGCCAGAGGGCTTCGCCCGCGCCCTGCGCGAGCAGACTGCTCTCGCGGTGACCGACACGACCTTCCGCGATGCCCACCAGTCGTTGCTGGCCACTCGAGTGCGCACGACCGACCTGGTGCAGGTGATGCCGCATGTTGCGCGCATGACTCCCGGTCTGCTGAGCGTCGAGGCGTGGGGAGGGGCGACGTATGACGTGGCTCTGCGTTTTCTCGGAGAAGACCCCTGGCAGCGCCTTGCGGCGATGCGCGAGGCACTGCCCAATGTGGCCATCCAGATGCTGCTGCGGGGTCGCAACACCGTCGGGTACACGCCGTACCCCACAGAGGTGACCGACGCTTTCGTCGCCGAGGCTGCCGAGACCGGTGTCGACATCTTTCGCATCTTCGACGCGTTGAACGACGTCGACCAGATGCGACCGGCCATCGATGCTGTGCTGCGAGCCGAGACCGCGGTCGCCGAAGTGGCCATGTGCTATTCGGGCGACCTGCTCGACCCCGCTGAGACGCTCTACACGCTCGACTACTACCTCGCGCTCGCCGAGCAGATCGTCGACTCCGGTGCGCACATTCTGGCCATCAAAGACATGGCTGGGCTGCTGCGTGCGGGGGCGGCCGAAGTGCTCGTCGGCGCCTTGCGTGAGCGATTCGACGTGCCGGTGCACGTGCACACCCACGACACGGCGGGCGGTCAGCTCGCCACGCTGCTCGCTGCCGCTCGAGCCGGCGCCGACGCGGTCGACGCCGCGAGTGCGCCGATGGCAGGCACGACCTCGCAGCCCTCGCTGTCTGCACTGGTCGCCGCGCTCGAGCACACCGAGCGCGACACCGGGCTGGGGCTCGCCGCCGTCGCCGAACTCGAGCCGTACTGGGAGGCAGTGCGCAAGGCGTACGCGCCCTTCGAGTCGGGCCTGCCGGGGCCGACCGGGCGCGTCTACACGCACGAGATTCCGGGTGGTCAGCTCTCGAACCTGCGGCAGCAGGCGATCGCACTCGGCCTCGGCGACCGCTTCGAGGTCATCGAAGACTGGTATGCCGCGGCCAACCGCATTCTCGGCAGGCCCACCAAGGTGACGCCCTCGTCGAAAGTGGTCGGCGATCTCGCGCTGCAGATGGCTGCCGCCGGAGCCGACCCCGCCGACTTCGAGCAGAACCCGCAGAACTACGACATTCCCGACTCGGTGATCGGGTTCATGGCCGGAGAGCTCGGCGACCTGCCCGGTGGGTGGCCCGAGCCATTTCGCACGAAGGTGCTCGCGGGGCGCTCGGTCAAGATCGGCACCACCCCGCTCACCGACGAGCAGCTGCAGAAGCTCAACGGCAGCACCGACGACCGGCGACTGATGCTCAACCAGCTGCTCTTCGCCCAGCCGACGCAGCAGTTCTTGCAGACCCGTGAGCAGTACGGCGACCTCTCGGTGCTCTCGACACCCGACTATCTCTACGGCCTGCGCACCGGCGTCGAGCACGCCATCGAGATCGAGCAGGGCGTGAGCCTGCTCGTCAACCTCGAGGCCATCGGAGAACCGGATGAGAAGGGCATGCGCAGTGTCATGGCCACCCTCAACGGCCAACTGCGGCCCATCACGGTGCGCGACCGCTCGATCGCCGTCGACAGCGTCAGCACCGAGAAGGCAGACCCTGCTCAACCGGGGCAGATCGCCGCACCCTTCATGGGAGTGGTGACCTTGAAGGTCGCAGAAGGCGACACGGTGCAGGCCGGTGACGCCGTCGCGACGATCGAGGCGATGAAGATGGAAGCAGCCATCACCACGCCAGTCGCCGGAAAGGTTGCGCGTCGAGCGATACCCGAGACTCAGCAGGTCGAGGCGGGAGATCTGCTGGTCGTGATCGAGTAG
- a CDS encoding ParA family protein — protein sequence MHVLSISSLKGGVGKTTVTLGLASAAFSRGLRTLVVDLDPQSDASTGMDIQVAGHLTVADVLAAPKERTVRQAIAPSGWTRGRPGTVDVMIGSPSAINFDGPHPSIREIWKLEEALAHVESDYDLVLVDCAPSLNALTRTAWAASDRVVVVTEPGLFSVAAADRALRAIEEIRRGLSPRLQPLGIIVNRARVQSLEHQFRIKELRDMFGPLVLAPQLPERTSLQQAQGAAKPLHVWPGDSAQEMARNFDQLLDRIMRTAKIGEYSGL from the coding sequence GTGCACGTACTGAGCATCAGCTCTCTCAAGGGGGGCGTGGGAAAGACGACCGTCACGCTAGGGCTTGCGTCGGCGGCCTTCTCGCGCGGGCTGCGCACGCTCGTGGTCGACCTCGACCCCCAGTCAGACGCCTCGACCGGCATGGATATCCAGGTCGCCGGGCACTTGACCGTCGCCGATGTGCTGGCGGCCCCGAAAGAGCGCACTGTGCGCCAGGCGATCGCGCCGAGCGGGTGGACCCGGGGTCGCCCTGGCACCGTCGACGTCATGATCGGCAGCCCGAGCGCGATCAACTTCGACGGACCGCACCCGAGCATTCGAGAGATCTGGAAGCTCGAAGAGGCGCTCGCCCATGTCGAGAGCGACTACGACCTCGTGCTCGTCGACTGCGCGCCGTCGCTCAACGCCCTCACGCGCACCGCGTGGGCAGCGAGCGATCGAGTCGTGGTCGTCACCGAGCCCGGGCTCTTCTCCGTGGCCGCCGCCGATCGCGCCTTGCGGGCGATCGAAGAGATTCGCCGGGGGCTCTCGCCGCGGCTGCAGCCGCTCGGCATCATCGTGAACCGCGCGCGCGTGCAATCGCTCGAGCACCAATTTCGCATCAAAGAGCTGCGCGACATGTTCGGCCCACTCGTGCTCGCCCCCCAGCTGCCCGAGCGCACCTCACTGCAGCAGGCGCAGGGCGCCGCGAAGCCGCTGCACGTCTGGCCAGGAGACTCGGCTCAAGAGATGGCGCGCAATTTCGATCAGCTGCTCGACCGCATCATGCGCACCGCCAAGATCGGCGAGTACTCGGGCCTCTAG
- a CDS encoding MerR family transcriptional regulator, with protein sequence MTDISHSDDRYDLGLLFTDGLPDLDNQAGYRGAVAARAAGISYRQLDYWARTELVEPTVRGAAGSGTQRLYGFRDILVLKLVKRLLDTGISLQQIRTAVNQLRESGVNDLAQTTLMSDGASVYLCTSNDEVIDLVSRGQGVFGIAVGKVLREVESSLVELDSTPAADPADELAARRATRAS encoded by the coding sequence ATGACCGACATCAGCCACAGCGACGACCGCTACGACCTCGGGCTGCTGTTCACCGACGGACTTCCCGACCTCGACAACCAGGCCGGCTACCGGGGTGCCGTCGCAGCGCGGGCAGCGGGCATCTCGTACCGGCAGCTCGACTACTGGGCGCGCACCGAGCTCGTCGAGCCCACGGTGCGCGGGGCGGCAGGCTCGGGCACGCAGCGCCTCTACGGCTTCCGCGACATCCTCGTCTTGAAGCTCGTCAAGCGCCTGCTCGACACCGGCATCTCTCTGCAGCAGATTCGCACCGCGGTCAACCAATTGCGCGAGTCGGGGGTCAACGACCTTGCTCAGACCACGCTCATGAGCGATGGCGCGAGCGTCTACCTGTGCACCAGCAATGATGAGGTCATCGACCTCGTGAGTCGCGGGCAGGGCGTCTTCGGCATCGCCGTCGGCAAGGTGCTGCGCGAGGTCGAGAGCTCGCTCGTCGAGCTCGACTCGACGCCGGCCGCTGATCCCGCCGACGAGCTCGCGGCGAGACGAGCCACTCGCGCGTCGTAG
- a CDS encoding MerR family transcriptional regulator translates to MASRSTAAAARANPGASLLSIGQVLAKLTPEFSDLTPSKLRFLEERGLVSPSRTESGYRKFSAADVERLRFILSMQRDHYLPLKVIRGYLDDIEAGRSPSLPTGGAVPLSILATERRFTRAELVREAGATPALLTDAVSASLVSAADTYGEDALVVLRALVELQRSGIEPRHLRGFRAAAERELGLIESALIPVSRRNDPSSRAKAAELAREIAGQLEVVRASLIRSALGKLQS, encoded by the coding sequence ATGGCGTCGCGCTCGACCGCTGCGGCGGCCCGCGCGAATCCGGGCGCAAGCCTGCTGAGCATCGGGCAGGTGCTGGCGAAGCTCACTCCGGAGTTCTCAGACCTCACGCCGTCGAAGCTGCGTTTTCTCGAAGAGCGCGGGCTCGTGTCTCCGTCGCGCACTGAATCGGGGTATCGAAAGTTCTCGGCTGCCGATGTCGAGCGGCTGCGCTTCATATTGTCGATGCAGCGCGATCACTACCTGCCGCTCAAGGTCATTCGCGGCTACCTCGACGACATCGAGGCCGGTCGGTCGCCTTCGTTGCCCACCGGGGGAGCAGTGCCGCTGTCGATTCTCGCGACTGAGCGGCGATTCACGCGCGCAGAGCTCGTCCGCGAGGCGGGTGCCACCCCGGCGCTGCTGACCGACGCGGTGTCAGCATCGCTCGTCTCGGCGGCCGACACCTATGGTGAGGATGCCCTGGTCGTGCTGCGCGCCCTCGTCGAGTTGCAGCGCTCGGGCATCGAACCTCGCCATCTGCGAGGCTTCCGCGCGGCCGCAGAGCGCGAGCTGGGGCTCATCGAGAGTGCCCTGATACCCGTGTCGCGACGAAACGACCCGTCGAGCCGGGCGAAAGCGGCCGAACTGGCCCGTGAGATCGCTGGCCAGCTCGAAGTTGTTCGCGCGAGCCTCATCCGCTCGGCCCTGGGCAAGCTACAGTCGTAG
- a CDS encoding FHA domain-containing protein: protein MPDTPPTGNESPSDYKPHETTVHYGPEFAAQLAALESGVSTEEHDVIAALPSGSALLIVRRGPNTGARFLLDADVTVAGRHPDADIFLDDVTVSRKHAAFVRAGTRFSVRDLGSLNGTFMGGERIDDTVSLSDGVEVQVGKFHLTFYSSRFDIAPSA from the coding sequence ATGCCTGATACCCCGCCGACCGGCAACGAGTCGCCGAGCGATTACAAGCCGCACGAGACGACCGTTCACTACGGCCCCGAGTTCGCCGCGCAGTTGGCGGCGCTCGAGTCAGGCGTGAGCACTGAAGAGCACGATGTCATCGCGGCGCTTCCTTCTGGCTCGGCGCTGCTCATCGTGCGTCGAGGCCCCAACACGGGTGCCCGGTTCTTGCTCGATGCCGACGTGACCGTGGCTGGGCGGCATCCTGATGCCGACATCTTTCTCGACGACGTCACCGTCTCTCGCAAGCATGCCGCCTTCGTCAGAGCGGGCACACGGTTCTCGGTGCGCGACCTCGGGTCGCTCAACGGCACCTTCATGGGCGGCGAGCGCATCGATGACACGGTGTCGCTCAGCGATGGTGTCGAAGTGCAGGTCGGCAAGTTTCACCTGACCTTCTACTCGTCGCGGTTCGACATCGCGCCGAGCGCCTGA
- a CDS encoding CDP-alcohol phosphatidyltransferase family protein yields the protein MSEPPSEPGPVGAVVSDRIWTVPNVLSALRILLVPVFLVLVLQGEDLAAFIIIVISSASDFLDGVIARRFGQITKLGQVLDPAADRLFIFAAVIALAVRDVVPWWIVIVIVGRDVFLAVLGIVLAQHGYGPLPVHHLGKVATFSLFYALPILVLGEAFPDLQSITDPIGWAFTLWGAFLYWWAGLLYLRQTRELTSNRPRISGAASDTLTTRRRSPDA from the coding sequence GTGTCTGAGCCACCGAGCGAGCCCGGCCCCGTCGGGGCGGTGGTCAGCGATCGCATATGGACGGTGCCCAACGTGCTGAGCGCCCTGCGCATTCTGCTGGTGCCGGTCTTTCTCGTGCTCGTGCTGCAGGGCGAAGACCTCGCCGCCTTCATCATCATCGTCATCTCGAGCGCGAGCGACTTTCTCGACGGAGTGATCGCTCGTCGCTTCGGCCAGATCACGAAACTCGGCCAAGTGCTCGACCCGGCCGCCGATCGCCTGTTCATCTTCGCCGCGGTGATCGCACTCGCGGTGCGCGACGTCGTGCCCTGGTGGATCGTCATCGTCATCGTGGGCCGCGACGTGTTCTTGGCCGTGCTCGGCATCGTGCTCGCGCAGCATGGCTACGGCCCGTTACCGGTGCACCACTTGGGCAAGGTGGCGACATTCTCGCTGTTCTACGCCCTGCCGATTCTCGTGCTGGGCGAAGCGTTTCCTGACCTGCAGTCGATCACCGACCCGATCGGATGGGCATTCACGCTGTGGGGCGCCTTCCTGTATTGGTGGGCGGGGCTGCTCTACCTTCGGCAGACGAGAGAACTGACCTCGAATCGGCCCCGAATCTCGGGCGCGGCATCCGATACGCTGACTACTCGAAGGAGGTCACCGGATGCCTGA
- a CDS encoding DUF1295 domain-containing protein, producing the protein MDIVVIVLGIAAAVSLFTWIASLITGDYSWVDRIWSIVPVVYVAAFWAASGFTDPRLTIMTVLVALWGARLTFNFARKGGYRGVEDYRWPILRERMTPAQFQAFNLLFIVIFQNGLLLLISLPALLAYQHQATPVGAIELVLAGLFLAFLIGEFVADQQQWVFQSAKADLIAAGGQPEQRFVTSGLWRYSRHPNFFFEQAQWWVFFGLGAAALGSALHWTLVGPVLLTALFIGSTIFTESITLSRYPEYADYQRRTSMLIPWIPRQSRAAAAEATTG; encoded by the coding sequence ATGGACATCGTCGTCATCGTGCTCGGCATCGCCGCGGCAGTCAGCCTCTTCACCTGGATCGCGTCGCTCATCACGGGCGACTACTCGTGGGTCGATCGCATCTGGTCGATCGTTCCGGTGGTCTACGTCGCCGCGTTCTGGGCCGCCTCGGGCTTCACCGACCCTCGGCTGACGATCATGACGGTGCTCGTTGCACTCTGGGGAGCACGGCTGACGTTCAACTTCGCGCGCAAGGGCGGCTACCGCGGCGTCGAAGACTACCGGTGGCCGATTCTGCGCGAGCGCATGACCCCCGCGCAGTTCCAGGCCTTCAATCTGCTGTTCATCGTCATCTTCCAGAACGGCCTGCTGCTGCTCATCTCGCTGCCCGCCCTGCTGGCGTATCAGCATCAGGCGACCCCCGTCGGCGCCATCGAGCTCGTGCTCGCCGGCCTGTTTCTCGCGTTTCTCATCGGCGAGTTCGTGGCCGATCAGCAGCAGTGGGTCTTCCAGTCGGCCAAGGCTGATCTGATCGCCGCGGGCGGCCAGCCCGAGCAGCGCTTCGTCACCTCGGGCCTGTGGCGCTACAGTCGCCACCCCAACTTCTTCTTCGAACAGGCACAGTGGTGGGTGTTCTTCGGGCTCGGTGCCGCCGCACTGGGCAGTGCACTGCACTGGACGCTGGTGGGGCCGGTGCTGCTGACCGCGCTCTTCATCGGTTCGACGATCTTCACCGAGTCGATCACGCTCAGTCGCTACCCCGAGTACGCCGACTACCAGCGCCGCACGTCGATGCTGATCCCGTGGATTCCCCGACAGTCGCGCGCCGCTGCCGCCGAGGCCACGACCGGCTGA
- a CDS encoding SDR family oxidoreductase has product MTTALITGATAGIGAEFARQLAARGDDLVIVARDAARLAESAATLQHEFGIAVEVLAADLLSDDGLAAVDARLADERRPIDLLVNNAGYGIRGELDENSFADEKRHLDIHVTVPLQLTQTALRGMLARGRGRVVLIASVAAFTPRGTYSAAKAWAVMLARSANLVYRPRGVSVTAVCPGFVRTEFHERMKVRTEGIPEFLWLQAPTLVRLALRGIDRGRSVVIPTVRYRVLASLARILPDRAGATGRLSSRD; this is encoded by the coding sequence ATGACCACTGCACTCATCACCGGGGCGACTGCCGGCATCGGGGCCGAGTTCGCGCGCCAGTTGGCCGCGCGGGGTGACGACCTGGTGATCGTCGCCCGCGACGCCGCGCGGCTCGCTGAGAGTGCAGCGACGCTGCAGCACGAGTTCGGCATCGCGGTCGAGGTGCTCGCGGCAGATCTGCTCAGCGACGACGGGCTCGCCGCCGTCGATGCGCGCTTGGCCGACGAGCGCCGGCCGATCGACCTGCTGGTGAACAACGCCGGCTATGGCATTCGGGGCGAGCTCGATGAGAACTCGTTCGCCGACGAGAAGCGGCATCTCGACATTCACGTGACGGTGCCGTTGCAGCTGACGCAGACGGCGTTGCGGGGGATGCTCGCCCGCGGTCGCGGCCGCGTCGTGCTGATCGCGAGCGTGGCGGCATTCACTCCCCGCGGAACCTACTCGGCAGCAAAAGCCTGGGCAGTGATGCTCGCCCGCAGTGCGAACCTGGTCTATCGGCCGCGAGGAGTGAGCGTCACCGCGGTGTGCCCCGGGTTCGTGCGCACCGAATTTCACGAACGCATGAAGGTGCGCACCGAAGGCATTCCCGAGTTTCTCTGGCTGCAGGCGCCGACCCTGGTGCGGTTGGCGCTGCGCGGCATCGATCGCGGCCGTTCGGTCGTCATTCCCACCGTGCGCTACCGCGTGCTCGCGTCACTCGCGCGCATCCTGCCCGACCGGGCAGGGGCGACGGGCAGGCTCAGTTCGCGCGATTAG
- a CDS encoding glucose-6-phosphate dehydrogenase encodes MSTRSLIILGATGDLTKRLLLPALDDVLAQRESADVDTELELIGAGHSDEGAAQWNEMVASTLGDGPLREQTREGARFDTVDATSADDLRRVIESASHTPIVYFALPPAITEKAVEALASIELPEGTRLAIEKPFARDLDSAVALNERLAALAPESCIHRVDHFLGKSTVINLLGLRFANRIFEAVWSSEHIARIEIVYDETLALEGRAGYYDQAGALVDMIQSHLLLVHALVVMEKPATLDSGDLHDAMADALAATALQQGDASTSSRRARYTAGSIDGADVPDYVDEPGVDAARETETLAEVTVTVDTPRWKGVPITLRSGKAIGRPSTEVRIVLRPVEGRPEALVGDTEPATISISLSPEHLSVDLDINGEGDPFDLERVTLETDFGGGQLSAYGEVLAGILDGDDTLSVRGDLAEQCWRIVDEVLALWRAGEVPLEDYEAGTHGPEHWRTA; translated from the coding sequence ATGTCGACACGAAGCCTCATCATTCTCGGAGCCACCGGCGATCTCACGAAACGGCTGCTCTTGCCCGCGCTCGATGACGTGCTCGCCCAGCGCGAGTCGGCTGACGTCGACACCGAGCTCGAGCTCATCGGCGCCGGGCACAGCGACGAAGGCGCCGCCCAATGGAACGAGATGGTGGCGTCGACGCTCGGTGACGGGCCGCTGCGCGAGCAGACTCGGGAAGGCGCGCGATTCGACACGGTCGACGCGACGAGTGCCGACGATCTGCGCCGCGTCATCGAGAGCGCATCCCACACACCCATCGTCTACTTCGCCCTGCCGCCGGCGATCACCGAGAAGGCGGTCGAAGCGCTCGCGTCGATCGAGCTGCCAGAGGGCACCAGGCTGGCCATCGAGAAGCCGTTCGCGCGAGACCTCGACTCGGCGGTGGCGTTGAACGAGAGACTCGCGGCTCTTGCCCCCGAGTCGTGCATCCATCGGGTCGATCACTTTCTCGGCAAGTCGACCGTCATCAATCTGCTCGGTCTTCGCTTCGCGAATCGAATCTTCGAAGCGGTGTGGAGCTCAGAGCACATCGCGCGCATCGAGATCGTCTACGACGAGACCCTCGCCCTCGAGGGTCGAGCCGGCTACTACGACCAGGCGGGGGCGCTGGTCGACATGATTCAGAGCCACTTGCTGCTCGTGCACGCTCTCGTGGTCATGGAGAAGCCCGCCACCCTCGACTCAGGCGATCTGCACGACGCGATGGCCGACGCTCTCGCTGCGACCGCGTTGCAGCAGGGTGACGCCTCGACGTCGAGTCGTCGCGCCCGCTACACGGCAGGGTCGATCGACGGCGCAGACGTTCCCGACTACGTCGACGAACCCGGCGTCGATGCTGCGCGAGAGACCGAGACCCTTGCCGAGGTGACGGTGACGGTCGACACACCGCGCTGGAAAGGTGTGCCGATCACCCTGCGCAGCGGCAAGGCCATCGGCCGGCCGTCGACCGAGGTGCGCATCGTTCTGCGGCCGGTCGAGGGCAGGCCAGAGGCGCTCGTCGGTGACACAGAACCGGCGACAATCAGCATCTCGCTGTCGCCCGAGCACTTGTCGGTCGACCTCGACATCAACGGCGAAGGCGACCCCTTCGACCTCGAGCGAGTCACCCTCGAGACCGACTTCGGCGGCGGCCAGTTGAGCGCCTATGGTGAAGTGCTCGCCGGCATTCTCGACGGCGACGACACGCTGTCGGTGCGCGGCGACCTCGCTGAGCAGTGCTGGCGCATCGTCGACGAAGTCTTGGCGCTGTGGCGCGCGGGCGAGGTGCCGCTGGAAGACTATGAGGCGGGAACGCACGGGCCAGAGCACTGGCGCACGGCATGA